A single window of Mugil cephalus isolate CIBA_MC_2020 chromosome 1, CIBA_Mcephalus_1.1, whole genome shotgun sequence DNA harbors:
- the LOC125016629 gene encoding lamin-A-like, producing the protein MLGDITVVFNGKTKYISLQNESDQHKPLGGRQLKVQINNNEPITYTVDPSMKLKAGKEITICHPDHKPLFTVTGDLVWMDLKSWKSGDRVQVSLQ; encoded by the exons atGTTAGGAGACATCACTGTGGTGTTTAATGGCAAGACCAAATATATAAGTCTACAAAACGagtctgatcag cacaaaccactgggaggacgtcagttaaaagtccagatcaacaataatgaacccatcacatacacagTTGATCCATCAATGAAACTCAAGGCTGGAAAGGAAAttact atatGCCATCCAGACCATAAGCCTCTTTTTACTGTAACTGGTGACCTGGTGTGGATGGACCTGAAGTCCTggaagtctggagacagagtccaggtctctctgcagtga